The sequence CTGATTTTGATGAAGTTCAGAAAAGGTTCCCAGAAGGCCTACATGTCCCTGCGACAGTGAAAGATGGTATTTTTGCATTGCCAGATACGATGAATTTCTGGGTATTATTTTACCGCAAGGACATCTTAGATTCACTAGGCTTACCTGTTCCTGAAACGCTCGAACAAGTAAAATCTTATCTACCAGAGTTACAGCGCAAAGGAATGAACTTCTTTTATCCAACAGCAGGCATGCCGGGTCTAAAAACCTTTGCCAGTACAATGCCGATTATTTATCAAAATGGTGGTCATTTTTATGGGGACACGATTGGCCGAACGACGTTAAATGAAGAAGCATCCATTGAAGGGATGCGCCAACTGACGGAGTTATTTACGATTTACAATATGCCTTATGAAGTGCCTAGCTTTTATCAGCAATTTAGAGATACATCATTGCCGATCGGCATATCAGATTATTTCATGTATAACATGACTTTAAATGCAGCACCAGAAATTGCGAATTCATGGGATATCGCTTTAATGCCTGGTATCGAAAATGAAGAAGGTGAGATTGAGAGATGGTCTGCGGGCGGGGCAGAAAGTAATATCATTTTCGAGGATTCTGCAAAAAAAGAAGAAGCATGGGAGTTCTTGAAATGGTGGTCTAGCACAGATGTCCAAATTGCATTTGGTAATAATCTTCAAACGACATATGGAAAAGAATATATTTGGAACACTGCAAATATAGAAGCTTTTGAAGGCTTACCTTGGGCTACGAATCATAAAAATGTGATTTTAGAGCAAACAGAGTGGGTGACAGAAGTACCTAGGGTCCCAGGAAGTTACATGCTTGAAAGGGAAATTAGTAATGCCTATAACTCCATCGTGTTAGATGGAGAAAACTTTAGAACGGCCATTGACTTGGCGAGTAAACGTATCAATCGTGAAACTTTTAGGAAGTTGGAGGAATTTGGCTACATGAAAAACGGTGAGATGATCGAGCCTTATCCAAGTCCAGAGTTTACTAACGAGTAACGGAGGGTCAAGTGTATGCAAAAAGACAAAAAGAATCCATATCTCTTTTTGCTTCCATATATATTATTATTTACAGTATTTATCATCATCCCGATAGTTATGGCAATCTACCTATCATTTACGAACTTTAACACTATCGAAACACCAGGCTTTATCGGATTTTTGAACTACTTAAACTTGTTAACGCAGGATGAAATATTTATGCAATATGTCTTGCCTAACACTGTATTGTTCGCAGTAATTGTAGGGCCGGGAGGATATATATTATCCTTCCTGCTTGCTTGGAGCTTATCTCAATTAACAAGAGTACCACGAATGATATTGGCATTGATTTTCTACTCGCCATCCATGACATCAGGTGTAGCGATGGTTGTGGTCTGGAAAGTCCTGTTTAGTGGTAATCAGGCAGGTTACGTCAATAGTCTATTGATGAAATTGGGAATTCTCACAGAACCACTTATCTTTTTACAAGATACGAGATTTATCATGATCATTATGATTATTGTAGCTCTATGGGGAAGTATGGGCGTTGGATTTTTAGCGATGCTCGCGGGTGTTTTAAACGTAGATGAAACACTTTATGAGGCGGGAGCTATTGACGGTATTCGAAATCGCTTCCAAGAGCTATTTTACATTACGATTCCATCGATGAAACCACAAATGTTGTTTGGGGCAGTCATGGCAATTGTCGGTACTTTTTCCACCGGAGTAATTGGTGTGGCACTGACTGGATCGAATCCCACGCCTTCTTATGCCGGACAACTCATTGTTAACCATATTGAAGACTATGGATTCATTCGATTTGAAATGGGTTATGCAGCAGCGCTTTCAGTTGTATTATTGCTGATTATTTTCTTGTTTTCTTATATTTCGAAAAAGCTGTTTAGCGAATCCTAAGAAAGGAACGATTCTATGGCCTTAAAAGTTAGCGGTAATAATCCAAAGAAATTCAACAGAAGTCAAATTAAGTTTTACGTATTTTTAATACCCTTTGCATTGTTCATGATGCTACCGATTATATTTATCATCAATCATGCTTTTAAACCATTAGACGAACTATTTGCATTTCCACCGCGATTTTTCGTTAATGCACCTACATTTGATAACTTTAGGAATCTGTTTGACTTGGCGAATACGTCAGGAATTCCTTTAAGTAGATATGTATTGAACAGTTTAATTGTCAC comes from Sporosarcina sp. FSL K6-3457 and encodes:
- a CDS encoding carbohydrate ABC transporter permease, producing the protein MQKDKKNPYLFLLPYILLFTVFIIIPIVMAIYLSFTNFNTIETPGFIGFLNYLNLLTQDEIFMQYVLPNTVLFAVIVGPGGYILSFLLAWSLSQLTRVPRMILALIFYSPSMTSGVAMVVVWKVLFSGNQAGYVNSLLMKLGILTEPLIFLQDTRFIMIIMIIVALWGSMGVGFLAMLAGVLNVDETLYEAGAIDGIRNRFQELFYITIPSMKPQMLFGAVMAIVGTFSTGVIGVALTGSNPTPSYAGQLIVNHIEDYGFIRFEMGYAAALSVVLLLIIFLFSYISKKLFSES